Proteins from one Chitinophaga oryzae genomic window:
- the infC gene encoding translation initiation factor IF-3 has product MIRVPEVRLVGENVEVGVYRTEEALRMAEEQGLDLVEISPNAAPPVCRIIDYNKFLYEKKKKEKEMKAKAHKSEVKEIRFTPNTDDHDFDFKAKHAENFLKEGNKVKTYVQFKGRAIMFKERGELILLKFAERLAEVGGLESMPTMEGKRMIAIFAPKAAKKKEKEPKEPKEPKEPKEPRVAESKPEDQA; this is encoded by the coding sequence ATGATCCGTGTCCCTGAGGTAAGACTGGTAGGTGAAAACGTGGAAGTGGGCGTATACCGGACCGAGGAAGCCCTGCGTATGGCTGAAGAGCAAGGCCTCGACCTCGTGGAAATATCCCCTAATGCCGCACCCCCTGTATGCCGTATCATCGACTACAATAAATTCCTTTACGAAAAGAAGAAGAAGGAAAAGGAAATGAAGGCAAAGGCGCACAAAAGCGAGGTGAAAGAAATCCGCTTTACGCCTAACACCGACGATCATGACTTTGACTTCAAAGCGAAACATGCGGAGAACTTCCTGAAAGAAGGTAACAAGGTGAAAACCTACGTACAGTTCAAGGGACGTGCTATCATGTTTAAGGAGCGCGGAGAGCTGATCCTGCTGAAGTTCGCCGAGAGGCTGGCGGAAGTGGGCGGCCTGGAAAGCATGCCTACCATGGAAGGTAAGCGCATGATCGCCATCTTCGCACCGAAAGCTGCCAAGAAAAAAGAAAAGGAACCCAAAGAACCTAAAGAACCAAAAGAGCCGAAAGAACCCCGCGTTGCTGAAAGCAAACCGGAAGACCAGGCTTAA
- a CDS encoding HD domain-containing protein encodes MNSREIRANAVVDELFGLYEQYGHHAYGEQVTMLMHMMQSALIAEQTGFDDEMILAAFLHDIGHFFEGRGQMDIYGAQAHDTIGYRYLTSCGFPARMGQLVASHVAAKRYLTWTDSAYYDTLSEASKETLRYQGGPMTAAEAKIFRADPLFEQYIQLRIWDDMGKDPHTPVRHADLERMRERMFRYLLAYGQLGD; translated from the coding sequence ATGAACAGTAGAGAAATCCGGGCCAACGCTGTAGTAGACGAACTTTTCGGTTTGTATGAGCAATATGGCCATCATGCCTATGGTGAACAGGTGACCATGCTGATGCACATGATGCAGTCCGCCCTCATCGCCGAACAAACGGGTTTCGACGATGAAATGATACTGGCGGCCTTCCTGCACGACATCGGCCATTTCTTTGAAGGCCGCGGACAGATGGACATCTACGGCGCCCAGGCCCACGACACCATCGGCTACCGTTACCTCACCTCCTGCGGATTTCCGGCCAGGATGGGGCAACTGGTGGCCAGCCACGTAGCCGCCAAAAGATACCTCACGTGGACAGACAGCGCCTATTACGATACCCTTTCGGAAGCCAGTAAGGAAACTTTGCGTTACCAGGGCGGCCCCATGACAGCGGCGGAAGCCAAAATATTCCGCGCCGATCCGCTGTTTGAACAGTACATCCAGCTGAGGATCTGGGACGATATGGGGAAAGATCCGCACACGCCGGTGCGTCACGCCGACCTGGAAAGGATGCGGGAACGTATGTTCCGTTACCTGCTCGCATATGGTCAACTGGGAGATTAA